One genomic region from Vitis riparia cultivar Riparia Gloire de Montpellier isolate 1030 chromosome 17, EGFV_Vit.rip_1.0, whole genome shotgun sequence encodes:
- the LOC117904689 gene encoding uncharacterized protein LOC117904689 isoform X4: protein MDLEVAPCDASSSLCAQKKRKRYKKRHNSMENNHTDHGHREGTSSMENRPLGSDSPQEPPDNSSAKLDLEAQLDSDVKRSEKNKGRNKHEKRRYSLEDKALGYGASEEGTSLKNLSTEQKSAVNTRLNLEKTEPSAEVGSSHKKTNKGKRWKKTHNDFKINGTDHDLCEGGHVPSTDLTIINHSEKADVSFISYPSSIKNHDDKADDDAALLEMKNDVNINKRKTKIKTYGRRKTRFSNSSESNLESMKEDGMSSSTQVVQSNSTGVYSFKHSLNDPGSVLSGNKLARLRVEDGTSVHPLKDIAMEAAFVNCSDSKPTSEKRKKNMVSNLKDATDETSFVKMPVIPAGNSEPVNGVKLDKMKVALQDEAENVEEETEVKEIIPSSSHLGAIKDDVKIVNKEENPPHTSQSLPERAVSCHSRKKLLILDVNGLLADIVPYFVEGYKPDIVVSRKSVFKRPFCDDFLQFCFERFDVGVWSSRTKKNVDMVLEFLMADARHKLLFCWEVYQEHQV, encoded by the exons ATGGATTTGGAAGTGGCACCCTGTGATGCAAGCTCTAGTCTCTGTGcccaaaagaagagaaagaggtACAAGAAAAGGCACAATTCCATGGAAAATAATCATACAGATCATGGTCATCGGGAGGGTACTTCTTCAATGGAGAATAGACCCCTTGGTAGTGATTCACCTCAAGAGCCTCCAGATAATAGCAGTGCAAAGCTGGATCTGGAAGCCCAACTTGATTCAGATGTGAAAAGGTCGGAGAAAAACAAAGGCAGAAACAAGCATGAGAAGAGACGTTATTCTCTGGAAGATAAGGCTTTAGGCTATGGTGCTTCAGAAGAGGGTACATCTTTAAAGAACCTATCAACGGAACAAAAGTCTGCAGTTAACACACGCTTAAATTTGGAAAAGACTGAACCTAGTGCAGAAGTGGGTTCATCTCATAAAAAGACTAATAAGGGAaaaaggtggaagaagacgcaTAATGACTTCAAAATTAATGGTACAGATCATGATCTTTGTGAGGGTGGTCATGTGCCTAGCACAGATTTAACAATTATCAACCATTCTGAAAAAGCGGATGTGAGTTTTATTTCATATCCTAGTTCAATAAAGAACCATGATGACAAAGCTGATGATGATGCTGCTTtgcttgaaatgaaaaatgatgttAATATCAATAAGAGGAAGACAAAAATCAAAACCTATGGCAGGAGAAAGACAAGGTTCTCCAATTCCTCAGAAAGTAATTTGGAATCTATGAAGGAAGATGGTATGAGCTCCTCAACGCAGGTTGTACAAAGTAATTCAACTGGGGTGTATTCTTTTAAACATTCACTTAATGACCCTGGATCTGTCCTTTCAGGGAATAAGTTGGCAAGGCTCCGGGTGGAAGATGGTACCTCAGTACATCCTCTGAAAGATATTGCAATGGAGGCAGCCTTTGTTAACTGTTCAGATAGTAAACCTACATCtgagaaaaggaagaagaacaTGGTGAGCAATTTAAAAGATGCTACTGATGAAACTAGTTTTGTAAAGATGCCAGTTATCCCTGCTGGGAACTCTGAACCTGTAAATGGGGTTAAGCTAGATAAGATGAAGGTTGCATTGCAGGATGAGGCTGAGAACGTGGAGGAAGAAACTGAGGTGAAAGAAATAATTCCTTCTTCATCACATTTAGGTGCTATAAAAGATGATGTCAAAATAGTTAACAAAGAGGAGAATCCTCCACATACATCACAATCTCTTCCAGAAAGAGCTGTTAGTTGCCATTCCAGAAAGAAGCTCCTTATACTTGATGTGAATGGATTACTTGCTGATATTGTTCCATATTTTGTTGAAGGATATAAACCGGACATAGTAGTTTCACGGAAATCAG tTTTTAAGAGACCCTTCTGTGATGATTTTCTGCAGTTTTGCTTCGAAAGATTTGATGTTGGTGTTTGGTCATCAAGAACCAA GAAAAATGTGGATATGGTGCTTGAATTTCTTATGGCAGATGCCAGACACAAATTGCTTTTTTGTTGG GAGGTATACCAGGAGCACCAAGTCTGA